The genomic DNA ATCGGGAAAATAAAGCCGCACTTCATCCCCTTTTTCCGGCATGCAGTACCAGCCGCTCCCATCCGGGGATGAATAAACCGTGGAATAAGCAAACCACATCGCTTCATTGACAGGTTGATCCCGATCAATATGCAGCTTTACCCTGACCTTATCCTTCGCCACATCAAGAATCGTTCCGAATAACGACGTTCCTGCTAAGGCATAAGGATATTCCGTTCGGCAGCGCAGCCCTTTGGCATCCTTTAGGTCATACAAGCTGCTCAGTATGCCGTTCTCTAGTTTCGTCTCCACGCGGCTGACATACAATGTCCGTTTCTGGAAGGTAACCGCCTGGCCCAACTCAAACACCTTGTGGCTTGTAACCGTGTAACTGATGCTATTTTGCTCTGATATATCCTTGACACCATTCTCGGACTTCAGCTTATAGTCTCTTAAATCTTTATTGACAGAGTAGTTGTATTCATCTAATTTCTGTGGGTTATCAGCGTCTGGCAATCCGACATACAGTTTGATACCGGTTTGAGAGCTGACAGGAATAAGAGGAGCGTGGAAATGCGAGGCTAATCTCCTCATAAATGCCCAGTCGGTTTCTTGATATTGGACCAGCAATCCCCCCGTCTTGTTGCCTTGCGATGCTTCGTCAATGACATCGGAATCAGGGTAGCTGGCGATAATTCGATGGAACAAACTTTTATAAGATAGTTCTTTGTTTTGGATCGATCCAGTTTCCTTACGGATATCCATAAGGATGGATAAGCTATGGGCTTCAATGGCAATGCTTCTTACACCACGCGCAGCTTGTACGGATATATTCGTAATTACACCGTGAAACAGAGGGATTGCCTTATCCTCATCCTGGACCGCAACCCGAATGGTATCGCTCGCATTGGCTTGTTCAATATACTTATCCTGCATGTCTTCGGAAATAATGCCGCTAAGTTTCAGCTTGGCATGTTCGTTCACTTGTTTTTCAATGACGAGTTCCGTAATTCTCTCAAACTTATAATTTGATACCTTAATATTTGCAGACGTATAGATGATCTCACTCATGCTTGTTCCCCTCCCTCTTCTTCAACATGGACAATGAGACTGCGAATGGCTTGATACGCCACATCTCTCCAATCGGGATAATCCTCATATCGGCAGCAGAAGGTTCCCATGAGGACTTTGCCTTCAAATTCGAGGAAATACATGATGTTAAACAAGGCTCCGTCGATCACCATATTTTTGAACTCAAAGTATCCGAACGTTTTCTCGTTTACAGTCTCTACCCCGCTTTCATAGAAAACATGGGAGGGATTCGATTTTTGAATCATCGTTTTCATGCCATCAGACAGTTCCGCTACCATTTCATCCTTTAACTCATGATCTATTCGGTTGAGAGTGAAATTAATGGCTCCCGTCTCATCGCTTCTAATGATTTCAGGCCGTTGTTCATAGGGATACTTAATAGAACGAATCTCCTTAGGCATCTCTTCAAAGTCAGCAGGAAGGTAGAGAGAGATTTTGTCCTCGTAGAAAGACTGCATGGTAAATTCATAATACCGGTTCCCAATTTTCACCGGCCCATCCGTAATCGAACGGGATACCATCGATTGCTCTGCTTCATTAATGATCTGCGTAATCTTCTCATCCATAAACGACATAACTTTTCCTCCTCCTTTTACCACCTATACCTATATTTCGGAAACTTAATCGATGTAATTAAGCCATATTCATACAAAGCATCCATTTAGCCCAAAAAAATATAATTGCCGGGCAGCTCCCCCCCCCCGGGTCATAGTTCGTACATTTCATTCATGAGGACGTAAAAAGGCTGCCGAGATTTACTCGACAGCCTGTAGCGGACAACGGCCCGCGCGTTGCTTCTTTATATCATTTTTTGATTTCATCTTTTATGGATTAGTTCAAGTAGATATCGATTGCAGCCACTTGGCCATTCCGGACTTCATGCGCCAGTTCGGGGCCAATGACGCTACCGGCGATATCGGCTGTGGAGCCATCCTTCTTCGTCAGCTGAATTCGCTCTACCATCGCTTTATCTGCGCCAAACGTATCCGCCTTACGCGGATTATGGTAGGTCACCTCCGTGCTGCCAAGGAATTTAAATCCAACTTTCCCTTGCTCATCGAACAACCATCCCGGCAAAGTCGGTTCAAAGGCAAGCTGCAGCTGGCCGTCCTTGATGCTGAACACCTGGCTGCCGATCATCATTTTAATCCACATGCTGATAAACTCGGCAGTCGAGCCGCTTAATCGGGCAACAAAGCCACGGCCATGCACATGAGGGTCAGGGTTGACGCTTGTAGCGATAAACGACGAGTTCTCCAGTGTACTGCGGCCGTATACCGCAGGATCCAGGAACGGAATCAATGACGTCTTCATTTCCGCAAAAAACTGCTCATACAGCCCGCTCTTCAGCAGTGCCAGCAAATATTTATAGCTCATGTGGAGGAATACCGACTCCCGCTCCAGCCAGCCTGGCGTAAAGGCCCGAATCCGGCCGATCTCCTGGGATTCGCCATCCAGGCTCACCGAGGTTTTGTACATCTGGATCTCTTTATCGAACAGGTCGCTCTGCCGGATCAGCTCATACGCCTTCTCGGCTTGCGCCTTGTCGTCGATCGTCTTCAGCCAGCGGGCCGGCCCTTCAAGGAAATGCGGCAAAGGCTTCGCTTCAAATTTCTTCACGATGACCTTCGGCAGACCATAGCCGCTAATGACAGGTTTGCCCTGAGCATCTATAACAGGCTCGTATTCCACCGCTTCGAAGACGAAATATGTCGGCGTCAGGCCATGGCCCAATTCAATAGCCCGTTCGATGCCTTGATCGATTTTTTTCAGCATTTGTTTGTAAATGGATCCTAGCTCAGCAAGTGAAATCTGCTTCAGCTCGCCGCTGATTCCGAAGCGGATCTCGTCGCGGTACTGCTCGCGAGCGGCAGCCACTTGGTCCCAGTAATTGAACTGTTCAAGCTCCCCGGCGAATTGACGCTCCATTAACAAGCTTACCCGTTCAAGCAGCTCATGCATCTCTTCTGGAAGGCCCACCTGCCGATCGCCATACAGCTCGCTTGCCTCGATGACCAGCTTCACGATCCGCTTCAGCTCGAACGTCTCGCTCATGCCGGAGCCGAACAACCCTGGAAGGCCGTTCATCGCATCGTTCCAGCCCGGCTTGTCGCCTTCCATTTCCACGCCCATGCCATAAGGGTCAAGCGTCGCAAATTTGTTCAGCGACAACGAGATCAGCTTGACGAACAGATTCGTGCGGAATATCTCGCCTTCTCCATGCTTCGTTTTCAGCCAGTTCGTATCATTAAGGGACAGGCCGAACCTCTGCATTTTCTCCTCATCATGCTCCAGCGCTCCGTATTGGCGCACCTTCGTCCCGTTGATGACGTATTTCTCGCTTCGCGGGAGCACCCGTGCCGGGCTGTCGAAGAATGTGTAGACCTCTTCCCCGAACAGCAGCTTTTCTTTGCGATCCGGGAAAATATCCAGATATCCCTCGACGAGATCCATATTGTACGTCCAGTGATCCGACCAGTACCCTTCGCCGAAGGCGGCTTCGATATTCTGCTCCGCTAGGGACAGAATCCCCGTCAGTACCTCTTCCTCACTCCGCCGCAGGCCTGCGTCCTTGTCCGCCAGCAGGGAGATCACTTTACCTGGCGTAAATTTGCCTAGGCAAAGGGCCTGCAACTTCTCGGCGATCTTCGGGTTCGATACCGAAGTCTCCACCCATTCCCGCAGGCCGGCCGCCCGCTGCTCCTGCACCGTGAAGCTCGTGCCCTCTACGCCCAACGGGTTATAACCGTCCGCCTGAATTAAGCTGAAGAACGTCACGATATTAAACGTGCCTACCCGCGGATTGAAGTAAATATCGTTCCTGCGGTTCTGGTTGGCGTCGCGGAAGTTCCCGTTCCCTTGAGAATAATACTCCGGCGCGATCGAGAAGAAATTGTAATCGCGCTCCAAATCCCCGTGCTTGCGGGAATATAAGTGAATGACAAACCCTTCCCGGCCGTTCTCGAACAGGAACGGATAGCCGCCGCGCAGGAAGTTATCCATATAGCTCTGACGGCAGTATGCATCAAAGAGCGGCGATGATGTCCGGGTCGCGATATCATCGGTCAGCTCCTCCGTCAATTGACCTGCTTCCGCCTGCTTCACGGCAATGTAAGCAGGACTAGCAATGGATGGCGCTTTTTCATTCAAACGCTCCATGCTCTCAATATGGCCGATTAACGTATACAGCGTAGTCGTCTCGCCAGCTGCCAATTGCGCGGATAATCCCGTAAAACCGCAAGGCACCTTATTCGTGCAGTACTCCTGCTCCGCCGTCAGCTCGGCGAGGGAACGCTCGGCAAAACGGTCCGGGTACGCCAGGGACGTATTGTCGCCAAAAATGATCTGGAAGTCGACAATCGGCTTGACGACCTTGCCGTCCTGGCCGAACGAAAGATAGAAATGGCCGCTCTGCACCTCGCTGACCTCCGCACTGTCGCTTGTGCTTGAACGTACGCGGTAATAGGGAATGCTGTTGTCCAGATTGTATACTTCCATCCAGCTCCGCAGCAGGTTTCCGACTTCCTTGTATCCGGCGTTGTCTACACCGTATGGCAGAATTTCCGGCAGACCGTCCAGCACCTCAAGCTTCATGGGCTCCCCGGAAATATTAGTGATCTCCACTTTCCGCACCAGGGCGGCATAGTCGTCGTTTGGCACTTGGAAATAAGTCACCTTGATTCCGATTCCCTGCTCCTTGTTGACTTCCTCAATGCCGATTTCATTCGGCAGAATCACCATTTTCCGCTCGGCAGCGGCATCTGGAGCCGCGCTTTGAAACGGTTCATAGATTCCTTTCGCGCCTTCCCGCTTGATAAAGGTTCTGAAGCCTTTGGATGATACCGACTGGTACGTGATGCTCGCCGGAGAGAATTCCATGATCGGGCTTTTCTTGTCGCGAATGCCGAAGCTGCATACCGCCTGGCCGCGGTTGACGTAGAACGTCCACATCGGAATTCCCTTCAGGCCTGCCAAACCAGGGAGAAAGCTCGAGAAAGGCTTGGCTTTATCAAACTGCTTGATGACGAAAGCGTTCTGATCAAATGAATAGTTAGACATGCTGTTACCTCCATTTATCATTATTGTTTCTCAATCCATCGGTTTACAAGATATTCCCCCATCTGCAAAGGGTCGAAACCGGTTTCGATTTATGTTAAAAAACAAGCCGGCCCATGAAGCAGGCAACTACAAAGGGCGGCATGAATCGCGTATAACCAGCTCGACTGGAAGCATATCTCGCTGTAATTCTTTATGGCCTTCTATCGAATAGATTAACATGTTTGCGGCCCTGCTGCCAAGTCCATATGTATTCTGGCGGATCGTCGTCAGGGCTGGCGTCAAATATTTCGCCATTTCAATATCGTCAAAGCCGATGACGGAGATGTCTTCTGGAACGGATACCCCCTGCTCCCTCATCGCAATCATTGCGCCGACAGCCAGATTATCCCCGGCCGCGAACACCGCCGTGGGGCGATCCTGCAGTTGAAGCAGCTGCTCCATTGCCTTCCTTCCGCTGTCTACGGTAAAGTCATAGCTGCCTTGCACGATGAACTCCGGCTTAGGCGACAAGCCCCGCCGCTGCATGGCTTCGATGAAGCCCTGAGTCCGCTTCTCGCCGGCAAAGGAATGCCCGCCCCCAATATGAGCGATGGAGCGGTGTCCGAGCGAATATAAATAATCAACGGCCATCTCGCTGCCCATCGTATTGTCGGAATAGATCGTGCTGGCATGCTCCGATTCGGAATCCAGCAGGACGCAAGGAATATCCGCCTCCACCAGTTCGTGGAAATAAGGGTCATCATAGTCCGGCAAAATCACGACGATACCATCGACGCCGCGTATTTTACAATGCTCCAGATACCCGCTGGGCTTGCCCCCGATATCCTTTGTGATAAACATCAGATCGTAGCCTTTCGAGGTAGCCACCTTCTTGAAGCCTTCAATGACGCCGCCGAAATAAGGATGCAAAATTCCGGCTCCTGACGATTCATTGAACAGCACGCCGATCGTCCAGGAACGCTTGGTCGTTAGCGACCGGGCATGGGCGTTCGGAACATAATCCAGCTGCTGCGCGGCCTCGAGAATCTTACGGCGGGTCTTCTCGCTAACGTCCGAATAGCCGTTGAACACCTTGGACACCGTGGTCGGCGAAAATCCGGTTAACTTGGCAATATCATAAATCGTAGTCAAAGCGTTTACTCATCTCCTGGTACATTCATCCGAGCATGGTCTCATACGTGTCAAGCAAATTGTAGTCGTCCCAGCGGCAACAAGTCAACTACAAATGTGACAATTGCATTTGTTTCAACCTCCTGGCCGACGTTTAAAAATTACACAAGCAGCAAAACGCATCCCCAATTTGAGAGGATAAGGAGGTAAAGTCCATGTATGAGCCTCGCGAACGTAATGAAGTGAGTAACGTAGACGTAGAAAGACGAGACATTCAGCAGAAATCCGAGCCAAGCATGGTTGCTTCGACGTTTATTAAATATGCCGCTTATATCGTGCTGTTCTTCGGCTTTCTGTACTTCCTTGTAAAATACGTATTTCCAATGTTCTAATTCAGTTGGAAATCTTTGCGCATTTGCCGGAACGCCAGAAGGCGTCCCGGTTTTTTTGTTATTTCTTCCGTTTGAATGTGGCTATTCGGGGTAAACTCCAATTAAGCATCAGCTTCAAGCCTGTACATCATAATGAGGAGGAGATTCCCCTTGCCAGAACATTTAGAACATTTAGAACATTTAGAACACGGCGATAATCCCAAGACTGAGGCCGCTGATCACGAGTACAAGAGATACCAGGTATTGAGAGAGTATCGGCCGGAGAACGACATTCCCGGCGACGATTTGCTCCCGCATGATACACGCATCACCCAAGCGCTTAGCGAGGATGACCCCCATTCCAGCAAGCAGGCGGACGATGTGCGGCATAGCAGCGATTTTCCTGATGTGCCCGATGCCGATGAAATTGCCGCAAACAGCCCCGTAGATCCTGCCGCCCCTGACCCGAACGCGGTACCCGGCATTGATGTGCTGAACGGCTATGATGGGGATGACGGGGATGAGTGAGCCATGCCGGTTACGATGAAGTGACAGGTCCGAACCGTTGTAATACCTTCACAAAGGAACCTCTCTCCCCGCAAATTCAGGGAGAGAGGTTCTTTATTGGCGATATAAATTTCGCAAATTCCTCCAGCTAGCGGATCATGCCCGAATATCTAACCTGCACATCCGCCTTGACGCTGAATTCCAAATTCGGATATATCCTTCTCCACTCTTCAAGCTCCGTAGCGTTGTTCCAATTCATGGCGCTGTATCTTAACCCCCATCCGAACGGATCTAGCCCGGTTCCATGGATTTTGACAAGGAATTGCTTAATTTCCTTTTCCCACTGCTCGCTGGCCGCTTTGGAAACGGCTCTGAGAATGGGCCCTGTCATCTCGATTCCGCCCGTGTTATCCTCCAACGATGCCCTGCCTCCGACGGTATACTGCACGACCATGTTACCCTTATTCGATTTAGCCAATTTGAATTTGGATCGGTTAGTTTCCATATTGTAACTATATATGTTACCATCCATTTCTACATTGAAGCTGGTCCGCAGCCCTCGCTGGGTTAGCAAATTAAGCAGTCTTGCCTCGTCGGGCGTTAATTCAGCGCGTATTCTCTGATTGTCCAGCAGCACTGCTTTATTAATCAGAAGAGTATCCTCCCCTTCTTTCTCCACGAGAGGCAGAACAGGATCCAGGCCTTGCTCCGTCAAATGACGCCGTAAATTATAGGAGAACGTGCTGACGATGAAAGGCGATTCAGTTCCTTCCTTCCCCAAGCTTAAAATGAGGTAATAAGCGGGGACCCGCTCGCTTTTTAGACGTACGCCAAGCACTTCCTTGGCCGTAGGCCTGGCCACTCCGTTATAGGCGACTAGTTGAATATCCCTGCGCCTGACCATCCAATCGGTCATTTCGGAAATATTGTTCCGGGCATATCCCTCTCCGAACAATAGCGTCTTGCAAAGGCTGAAATCCAGCTCCTTATCCACCTTTGATTTCAGCAGGCGAATTGCCTCCGGTATGCTGCTTGAAATCTGAGAAATGACAATGGCTTCCTGATTACGTTTTGTCGGATCACCTTCGGGAATAGCCAGTTTAAGCGAAACCTCGATCAAATGCTTACCCTTACCCTTACCCTTGCCTTCTCCCTCTTTTCCTTCTCCGCCTTCTCCGCCCGCTTCCTCCGTTTGAACGGAATCAATTCCGAAA from Paenibacillus woosongensis includes the following:
- a CDS encoding LacI family DNA-binding transcriptional regulator; this translates as MTTIYDIAKLTGFSPTTVSKVFNGYSDVSEKTRRKILEAAQQLDYVPNAHARSLTTKRSWTIGVLFNESSGAGILHPYFGGVIEGFKKVATSKGYDLMFITKDIGGKPSGYLEHCKIRGVDGIVVILPDYDDPYFHELVEADIPCVLLDSESEHASTIYSDNTMGSEMAVDYLYSLGHRSIAHIGGGHSFAGEKRTQGFIEAMQRRGLSPKPEFIVQGSYDFTVDSGRKAMEQLLQLQDRPTAVFAAGDNLAVGAMIAMREQGVSVPEDISVIGFDDIEMAKYLTPALTTIRQNTYGLGSRAANMLIYSIEGHKELQRDMLPVELVIRDSCRPL
- a CDS encoding Ger(x)C family spore germination C-terminal domain-containing protein yields the protein MRKWQYPRLVFLLCLVSLLLAGCQFKDVDRRAFVLSFGIDSVQTEEAGGEGGEGKEGEGKGKGKGKHLIEVSLKLAIPEGDPTKRNQEAIVISQISSSIPEAIRLLKSKVDKELDFSLCKTLLFGEGYARNNISEMTDWMVRRRDIQLVAYNGVARPTAKEVLGVRLKSERVPAYYLILSLGKEGTESPFIVSTFSYNLRRHLTEQGLDPVLPLVEKEGEDTLLINKAVLLDNQRIRAELTPDEARLLNLLTQRGLRTSFNVEMDGNIYSYNMETNRSKFKLAKSNKGNMVVQYTVGGRASLEDNTGGIEMTGPILRAVSKAASEQWEKEIKQFLVKIHGTGLDPFGWGLRYSAMNWNNATELEEWRRIYPNLEFSVKADVQVRYSGMIR
- a CDS encoding cellobiose phosphorylase, encoding MSNYSFDQNAFVIKQFDKAKPFSSFLPGLAGLKGIPMWTFYVNRGQAVCSFGIRDKKSPIMEFSPASITYQSVSSKGFRTFIKREGAKGIYEPFQSAAPDAAAERKMVILPNEIGIEEVNKEQGIGIKVTYFQVPNDDYAALVRKVEITNISGEPMKLEVLDGLPEILPYGVDNAGYKEVGNLLRSWMEVYNLDNSIPYYRVRSSTSDSAEVSEVQSGHFYLSFGQDGKVVKPIVDFQIIFGDNTSLAYPDRFAERSLAELTAEQEYCTNKVPCGFTGLSAQLAAGETTTLYTLIGHIESMERLNEKAPSIASPAYIAVKQAEAGQLTEELTDDIATRTSSPLFDAYCRQSYMDNFLRGGYPFLFENGREGFVIHLYSRKHGDLERDYNFFSIAPEYYSQGNGNFRDANQNRRNDIYFNPRVGTFNIVTFFSLIQADGYNPLGVEGTSFTVQEQRAAGLREWVETSVSNPKIAEKLQALCLGKFTPGKVISLLADKDAGLRRSEEEVLTGILSLAEQNIEAAFGEGYWSDHWTYNMDLVEGYLDIFPDRKEKLLFGEEVYTFFDSPARVLPRSEKYVINGTKVRQYGALEHDEEKMQRFGLSLNDTNWLKTKHGEGEIFRTNLFVKLISLSLNKFATLDPYGMGVEMEGDKPGWNDAMNGLPGLFGSGMSETFELKRIVKLVIEASELYGDRQVGLPEEMHELLERVSLLMERQFAGELEQFNYWDQVAAAREQYRDEIRFGISGELKQISLAELGSIYKQMLKKIDQGIERAIELGHGLTPTYFVFEAVEYEPVIDAQGKPVISGYGLPKVIVKKFEAKPLPHFLEGPARWLKTIDDKAQAEKAYELIRQSDLFDKEIQMYKTSVSLDGESQEIGRIRAFTPGWLERESVFLHMSYKYLLALLKSGLYEQFFAEMKTSLIPFLDPAVYGRSTLENSSFIATSVNPDPHVHGRGFVARLSGSTAEFISMWIKMMIGSQVFSIKDGQLQLAFEPTLPGWLFDEQGKVGFKFLGSTEVTYHNPRKADTFGADKAMVERIQLTKKDGSTADIAGSVIGPELAHEVRNGQVAAIDIYLN
- a CDS encoding phage baseplate assembly protein V; this encodes MSEIIYTSANIKVSNYKFERITELVIEKQVNEHAKLKLSGIISEDMQDKYIEQANASDTIRVAVQDEDKAIPLFHGVITNISVQAARGVRSIAIEAHSLSILMDIRKETGSIQNKELSYKSLFHRIIASYPDSDVIDEASQGNKTGGLLVQYQETDWAFMRRLASHFHAPLIPVSSQTGIKLYVGLPDADNPQKLDEYNYSVNKDLRDYKLKSENGVKDISEQNSISYTVTSHKVFELGQAVTFQKRTLYVSRVETKLENGILSSLYDLKDAKGLRCRTEYPYALAGTSLFGTILDVAKDKVRVKLHIDRDQPVNEAMWFAYSTVYSSPDGSGWYCMPEKGDEVRLYFPDEQEKNAFAASSVDTDSSNPEKRSDPSVKSISTKYGKEIVFKPGAVEIIGGGQLLMKLTDDGGIEINSDKKISLSAMEDIEINGGAKILIQGESGIEFVQGNASLKVEDEVTLSGGRVNIE